A portion of the Burkholderia sp. GAS332 genome contains these proteins:
- a CDS encoding N-carbamoylputrescine amidase, producing MSSRNITVASVQMASGSWIFEDNMATAERLIREAAKQGANLVLCPELFMMPYFCLDQNVQHLELAEPFAGNPRIARFARLAGELGIVLPIGFFERAGNAAYNSIAVADADGKVLGVYRKTHIPDGPGYTEKFYFTPGDTGFKVWDTRFGKIGIGICWDQWYPETARSLALMGAEILCFPTIIGSEPFSSDFDSAGHWQRTMQGHAAANMVPVVAANRIGREVGFGNGNPQQQELTGVFYGSSFIADHTGAKLAEANRTDETILLHTFDLNAIRQDRQSWGFFRDRRPEMYRTLLTSDGASSCYR from the coding sequence ATGTCGTCGCGAAACATCACGGTAGCGTCGGTGCAAATGGCATCCGGCAGCTGGATCTTTGAAGACAATATGGCCACGGCGGAGCGATTGATCCGTGAGGCCGCGAAGCAGGGCGCCAACCTCGTGTTGTGCCCCGAGCTTTTCATGATGCCGTACTTCTGTCTGGATCAGAACGTGCAGCACCTGGAGTTGGCCGAACCGTTTGCCGGTAATCCGCGGATTGCCCGCTTCGCCAGACTGGCCGGCGAACTCGGCATCGTGCTGCCGATCGGTTTCTTCGAGCGGGCCGGCAATGCCGCCTATAACTCGATTGCGGTAGCCGACGCCGATGGAAAAGTACTCGGCGTGTATCGCAAGACCCACATTCCGGACGGACCCGGCTATACGGAAAAATTCTATTTCACGCCCGGCGACACCGGCTTCAAGGTGTGGGACACGCGCTTCGGCAAGATCGGCATCGGCATCTGCTGGGATCAGTGGTATCCGGAGACGGCACGCAGCCTCGCGCTGATGGGCGCGGAAATCCTCTGCTTTCCGACCATCATCGGGTCCGAGCCGTTCAGCAGCGACTTCGACTCAGCGGGTCATTGGCAACGCACGATGCAGGGCCACGCGGCAGCCAATATGGTGCCGGTCGTCGCGGCCAACCGGATTGGCCGTGAAGTCGGCTTCGGTAACGGCAATCCGCAACAGCAGGAACTGACCGGCGTGTTCTACGGTTCCAGTTTCATCGCGGATCACACGGGCGCGAAACTGGCCGAGGCCAATCGCACGGACGAGACCATTCTTCTGCACACGTTCGACCTGAACGCCATTCGGCAAGACCGGCAGTCGTGGGGTTTTTTCCGCGATCGCCGTCCGGAGATGTATCGCACGCTGCTCACCAGCGATGGCGCCTCGTCCTGCTATCGCTAA
- a CDS encoding putative spermidine/putrescine transport system substrate-binding protein, with protein sequence MKKHWLPAFAALGLGLCLLAGQAHAEEEKVLNLYNWSDYFAPDTLSEFQKETGIKVRYDAYDSDETLQSKLMTGDSGYDLVWPTNDFMAKQIQAGAFLKLDKSKLPNLKYLDPALLKLMAQSDPGNQYGVPYMWGTVGVGYDRAKVSAILGKDMPVDSMDLLFNPAIASRIAAHCGIGLQDSASTVLPLALRYVGRDPVNPTAQDYAVAQTMLLKVRPYIHLFVDSANANELIDGELCVMVGYSGAINLASQKARQLDSKRDIVYDIPSVGSLMWFDGMVIPKTAKHPDNAHAFINYILRPDVVAKISNATRYANANLAAVKLMDPALVNNPNIYPNEQKKRTLFTPVVEAPATARLDGRIWLGLKASKP encoded by the coding sequence ATGAAAAAGCACTGGCTGCCAGCGTTCGCCGCTCTTGGACTTGGTCTGTGCCTGCTTGCAGGGCAAGCCCACGCAGAGGAAGAGAAGGTCCTGAATCTGTACAACTGGAGCGACTATTTCGCTCCTGACACCTTGTCCGAGTTCCAGAAGGAAACGGGCATCAAGGTCCGCTATGACGCTTACGACAGCGACGAGACACTGCAGTCCAAGCTGATGACGGGGGACAGTGGCTACGACCTGGTATGGCCGACCAATGACTTCATGGCGAAGCAGATCCAGGCCGGCGCATTTCTTAAGCTCGACAAGAGCAAGCTGCCGAACCTTAAGTATCTCGACCCCGCGCTGCTGAAATTGATGGCGCAGTCCGATCCCGGCAATCAGTACGGCGTTCCCTACATGTGGGGCACCGTGGGCGTGGGATATGACCGCGCGAAGGTCAGCGCGATCCTCGGGAAGGACATGCCCGTCGACAGCATGGACCTGCTGTTCAATCCGGCGATCGCGTCGCGCATCGCCGCGCACTGCGGTATCGGCTTGCAGGACTCCGCGAGCACGGTGCTGCCGTTGGCGCTGCGCTATGTCGGCCGCGATCCGGTGAACCCGACCGCGCAAGACTATGCCGTCGCGCAGACCATGCTGCTGAAAGTCCGGCCGTATATTCATCTGTTCGTCGATTCGGCCAACGCCAACGAGTTGATCGACGGCGAACTGTGCGTCATGGTGGGCTACTCCGGCGCGATCAACCTGGCCTCGCAAAAGGCTCGGCAGTTGGACAGCAAGCGCGACATCGTCTACGACATCCCGAGCGTGGGCAGCCTGATGTGGTTCGACGGCATGGTCATTCCCAAGACCGCGAAGCATCCGGACAACGCGCATGCGTTCATCAACTACATCCTGCGGCCGGACGTCGTGGCGAAGATCTCCAATGCCACGCGATACGCGAATGCCAATCTGGCCGCAGTGAAGCTGATGGACCCGGCGCTGGTCAATAATCCGAACATCTATCCGAATGAGCAAAAGAAACGGACTCTGTTTACGCCGGTGGTCGAAGCACCTGCCACTGCGCGTCTGGATGGCCGAATCTGGCTCGGCCTCAAGGCGAGCAAGCCTTGA
- a CDS encoding agmatine deiminase, with protein MTGYASSFTDMVEVFFMTTRRHFLKRGLLASGGALLSGALGSGFSTMALAQSVSWQMPDEGGAHAATWMAFGPSEEIWGGKLLPVVRENLAGIAKAIAAHEPVKMLVREEDHDIAARLCGAAVELVPQPVDDLWMRDTGPVFVKGPAGQLGAVGFNFNGWGNKQEHEQDAEVAAFVAHRAGATLLETRLVLEGGGIEVDGEGTAIITQSCVLNANRNPGLSKAQCEAELSRLLGVRKIIWLPGIAGKDITDGHTDFYARFTSPGVVVAGLDPDPSSYDHAVTTRHLEILRKSTDAKGRPLKVVVLQGPTTVRRKYENDQFAAGYINFYVCNHAVIAPEFGDSKADRNTRDVLVDLFPGRDVIQLNIDGVAAGGGGIHCTTQQQPS; from the coding sequence ATGACTGGCTATGCATCCAGCTTTACCGATATGGTTGAGGTGTTTTTCATGACGACAAGACGTCATTTCCTGAAACGGGGACTGCTGGCCTCCGGCGGCGCGCTGTTATCGGGTGCGCTGGGCAGCGGCTTCAGCACGATGGCGCTCGCGCAGAGCGTCAGCTGGCAGATGCCGGACGAAGGCGGCGCCCATGCCGCGACCTGGATGGCATTCGGCCCCAGCGAGGAAATCTGGGGCGGCAAACTGCTGCCCGTAGTCAGAGAGAATCTGGCTGGCATTGCAAAGGCCATTGCGGCGCACGAACCGGTGAAAATGCTGGTGCGGGAAGAGGACCACGACATCGCCGCTCGCCTCTGTGGCGCCGCGGTCGAGCTCGTGCCTCAACCCGTCGATGATTTGTGGATGCGCGATACCGGGCCGGTGTTCGTCAAAGGACCCGCGGGCCAGCTTGGCGCCGTGGGCTTTAATTTCAACGGCTGGGGCAACAAGCAGGAACACGAACAGGACGCGGAAGTCGCGGCCTTCGTCGCGCATCGAGCGGGGGCGACCTTACTCGAAACGCGTCTGGTGCTGGAGGGCGGCGGCATTGAAGTGGACGGCGAAGGCACGGCCATTATCACGCAGAGCTGCGTGCTGAACGCCAATCGTAATCCGGGGCTCAGCAAGGCGCAGTGCGAAGCTGAATTGTCTCGCCTGCTCGGGGTGCGGAAAATCATCTGGCTGCCGGGCATTGCGGGCAAGGACATTACCGATGGCCATACCGACTTCTATGCGCGCTTCACGAGCCCGGGTGTCGTGGTTGCCGGGCTCGATCCGGATCCGTCTTCCTACGATCACGCGGTGACGACGCGCCATCTGGAGATCTTGCGCAAGTCCACCGACGCGAAGGGCCGTCCATTGAAGGTGGTGGTGCTGCAAGGCCCGACGACGGTACGCCGCAAGTATGAGAACGACCAGTTCGCGGCCGGGTACATCAACTTCTATGTGTGCAACCACGCAGTGATCGCCCCAGAGTTCGGCGACAGCAAAGCTGACCGCAATACGCGCGATGTTCTCGTGGATCTGTTCCCCGGCCGGGACGTGATTCAACTGAATATCGACGGCGTCGCAGCCGGCGGCGGTGGCATTCACTGCACGACACAACAGCAACCCAGCTGA
- a CDS encoding agmatine deiminase: protein MTKSNHSKASQPSADRAVVTRRGFIKSSTTLLGITLMGTLAACGGGESSSPPSPSPSSRNPSPANRVLSYLLPGEDLPHTATYMAFASGSEGIWTPVTAQSTDAGIDRVRADLLDVAKAIGTYEPVNMLVLPVDLSVAQTLLATASGANPGIHANYLARGTGVGGVNLIPLANGFDDLWTRDTGCLFVKDTANGNALCAVSFNFNGWGNANTDGVNLNAGMTVPPSVVASSNQSKAGKFFQPFANDHTLAGWMAQANNATLIQSTLTLEGGAIEFDGEATAILTESAVLHVNRNPQLFAIPHGVVANATLLPTAKDTVLAELQRTLGVQKIIWIPGTAIYPRGCGAGGQGGAATPANETDITNGHVDFYAKFLAPGVVAYAADPSNSTYEQALMAANYRNLVGQTDAKGRPLTLIALNAPGNYGTSNGVTLSDKQMTNFAGGYINFYKCNGAIIVPKFNDLAADAAAVATIRAYAGSRAIVQVDILGIASGGGGVHCATRELPA, encoded by the coding sequence ATGACAAAGAGCAACCACAGCAAGGCATCTCAACCATCGGCTGATCGCGCGGTAGTGACGCGTCGCGGCTTTATCAAGAGTTCTACCACCTTGTTAGGGATCACCTTGATGGGAACCCTGGCCGCGTGCGGCGGAGGCGAATCGTCGAGTCCGCCTTCGCCGTCACCCTCTTCACGGAATCCGTCGCCTGCCAACCGCGTGTTGTCGTATCTGCTGCCGGGCGAGGATTTGCCGCATACGGCGACGTACATGGCGTTTGCCTCGGGTTCGGAAGGGATCTGGACACCGGTTACGGCGCAGAGTACGGATGCGGGCATCGATCGGGTCCGTGCCGATCTGCTGGATGTGGCCAAAGCGATCGGCACGTACGAGCCGGTCAACATGCTGGTGCTGCCGGTCGACCTGAGTGTCGCTCAGACCTTGCTGGCGACGGCGAGCGGCGCGAACCCCGGCATCCACGCGAACTATCTGGCCCGGGGCACGGGCGTGGGCGGCGTCAATCTGATCCCGCTCGCCAATGGGTTCGATGATCTCTGGACGCGCGACACCGGTTGTCTCTTCGTCAAGGACACGGCTAACGGCAACGCATTGTGCGCCGTGAGCTTCAACTTCAACGGCTGGGGCAACGCGAACACGGACGGCGTGAACCTCAATGCGGGGATGACGGTGCCGCCTTCCGTTGTGGCGAGCAGCAACCAATCCAAGGCGGGCAAATTCTTCCAGCCGTTCGCCAACGACCACACGCTAGCAGGATGGATGGCGCAGGCAAACAACGCGACGCTGATTCAGAGCACGTTGACGCTCGAGGGCGGGGCGATTGAATTCGACGGAGAGGCGACGGCGATCCTCACGGAATCCGCGGTACTGCACGTCAATCGCAATCCGCAACTGTTCGCCATTCCGCATGGCGTGGTCGCTAACGCGACGCTTCTGCCGACCGCCAAAGACACGGTGCTGGCTGAATTGCAACGCACGCTGGGCGTGCAGAAGATCATCTGGATTCCGGGCACGGCGATCTATCCGCGAGGCTGTGGAGCCGGTGGCCAGGGCGGCGCGGCCACACCGGCCAATGAGACTGACATCACGAATGGACACGTCGACTTTTACGCGAAGTTCCTCGCGCCTGGCGTCGTCGCCTACGCAGCCGATCCGTCAAACTCGACCTATGAGCAAGCGCTGATGGCCGCCAACTACAGAAATCTGGTGGGTCAAACGGATGCAAAGGGGCGGCCGCTCACATTGATTGCGTTGAATGCGCCGGGTAACTACGGCACATCCAACGGCGTGACGCTGAGTGACAAACAGATGACGAACTTTGCAGGGGGCTATATCAACTTCTACAAATGCAACGGCGCGATCATCGTGCCGAAATTCAACGACCTTGCGGCCGATGCTGCCGCCGTGGCAACTATCCGGGCGTATGCCGGTTCACGAGCGATTGTTCAGGTAGACATCCTGGGCATTGCCTCGGGTGGCGGCGGTGTGCATTGCGCGACGCGTGAACTCCCCGCTTAG
- a CDS encoding CubicO group peptidase, beta-lactamase class C family — MPRSDRINDQPSSAGRRQFLGFTGAGMLATLLTGCGSDELQSTPYGGTIAMGQQAIQQAISNSARPVAAISVAMLKGNNVVWQQAFGASSVPNQTAATTQTRFNIGSVSKVMAALAAVILQDRGLISLDTPIVRYLPTFTMLSPEYTRITARQLLSHSSGLPGTNSRNLFTFAPVPGYAADTQAELANTHLKHLPGELAVYCNDGFTMIEQIVLAMTGQSYANFVETNILAPLGMTNSSYLTSVPSAGSFAYPYANGTQYQEFVNAYATGGLSSTPGDMMNLARMFLGGGVFQGQRVVSAAGIAEMGTDQTVGLLINPSPEWHWGLGWDSVQQPGLAAAGVLGWEKDGGTAFFTSEFFVVPQAQFALMITGNSGYDARKLAESIVLSALNEDGTIGALPPAVGGTVPPVASGPSIASAAGIYGNSDAPLQVIAGTGGSLQLNQWDSATQAWSKVGAGAYQYRSDGWWWSNSDAASYRFAVASGTDEDGNAYSYTYLMKRVVPGAGYAYLTLPIGQQLGALAPLDSAWQQRLGTQWRLTNDSPTAVPIVIDGNEPALLTSLPELPGYVLYGNNDLRHQLFVPLADDRGGMSVKVPGNFGRDLYEIRFASANNATTLTLGSSIYAQV; from the coding sequence GTGCCCCGATCTGACCGCATCAACGATCAACCCTCCAGCGCCGGGCGCCGGCAATTTCTCGGTTTCACCGGCGCCGGAATGCTCGCGACGCTGCTGACTGGCTGCGGCAGCGACGAGCTCCAGTCCACCCCTTACGGGGGAACGATTGCGATGGGTCAGCAGGCGATCCAGCAGGCCATCAGCAATTCGGCACGGCCCGTGGCAGCCATTTCGGTGGCGATGCTGAAGGGCAATAACGTGGTCTGGCAGCAGGCCTTCGGGGCTTCGTCCGTGCCGAACCAGACCGCAGCCACGACCCAGACCCGCTTTAACATTGGCTCGGTCAGCAAGGTGATGGCGGCGCTCGCCGCCGTTATCCTCCAGGATCGCGGACTGATCTCGCTTGACACACCGATCGTCCGATACCTGCCGACGTTCACGATGCTGTCTCCCGAGTACACGCGGATCACGGCGCGTCAACTGCTGTCACACTCGTCGGGCTTGCCCGGTACCAATTCGCGCAACCTCTTCACCTTCGCGCCCGTTCCTGGTTATGCGGCGGATACGCAAGCCGAGCTGGCGAACACGCATCTGAAGCACCTCCCGGGCGAACTGGCGGTGTATTGCAATGACGGCTTCACGATGATCGAGCAGATCGTGCTGGCGATGACCGGACAGAGCTATGCGAACTTCGTCGAGACGAACATCCTCGCGCCGTTGGGAATGACGAATTCCAGCTATCTCACCAGTGTGCCGAGCGCCGGTTCGTTCGCCTATCCCTACGCCAACGGCACGCAGTATCAGGAATTCGTCAATGCCTATGCGACCGGCGGGCTGAGCTCGACGCCGGGCGACATGATGAATCTCGCGCGGATGTTTCTTGGCGGCGGCGTGTTTCAGGGACAACGCGTCGTGTCCGCGGCGGGCATCGCGGAGATGGGTACGGACCAGACGGTGGGGCTCTTGATCAATCCATCGCCGGAATGGCACTGGGGTTTGGGTTGGGACTCCGTTCAGCAACCGGGGCTTGCCGCGGCGGGTGTTCTCGGATGGGAAAAGGACGGCGGAACCGCGTTCTTCACGAGCGAATTCTTTGTCGTGCCGCAGGCGCAGTTCGCCTTGATGATCACCGGCAACTCGGGCTACGACGCCCGCAAGCTCGCGGAATCGATCGTGCTGTCCGCGCTGAACGAGGACGGCACGATCGGTGCGCTGCCGCCTGCGGTCGGCGGCACGGTTCCGCCGGTCGCGTCGGGTCCTTCAATCGCCAGCGCAGCCGGCATCTATGGCAACTCCGACGCGCCGCTACAGGTGATCGCCGGCACGGGCGGCAGTCTGCAACTGAACCAGTGGGATAGCGCCACGCAAGCGTGGTCGAAGGTCGGCGCCGGTGCGTACCAATACCGCAGCGACGGATGGTGGTGGAGCAACAGCGATGCGGCGTCGTATCGTTTCGCCGTCGCTTCCGGAACCGATGAAGACGGCAACGCATACAGCTATACCTATCTGATGAAGCGGGTCGTACCCGGCGCGGGCTACGCTTATCTCACGCTGCCGATCGGTCAGCAGCTCGGCGCGCTCGCGCCGCTCGACAGCGCGTGGCAACAGCGCCTAGGCACGCAATGGCGCCTGACCAACGATTCGCCGACGGCCGTGCCGATCGTCATCGACGGCAACGAGCCGGCCCTCCTCACCAGCTTGCCCGAACTGCCGGGCTATGTCCTGTATGGCAATAACGATCTTCGTCATCAGCTCTTCGTGCCGCTCGCGGACGACCGGGGAGGCATGTCGGTGAAAGTGCCGGGCAATTTCGGTCGTGATCTCTACGAGATCCGCTTCGCCTCTGCGAACAACGCCACCACACTGACGTTGGGCAGTTCGATATACGCGCAGGTGTGA
- a CDS encoding Polyketide cyclase / dehydrase and lipid transport, translated as MRTVEYRFSTIWRIEAPVQEVWAAIHDSARWPEWWSNVERVDQLEAGSDQGVGAVQRYTWKGWLPYRLVFDMRVTRVDPLVALEGQASGDVEGTGQWRFSTDGRKLTVVRYDWYVHTNRAWMNALAPLLRPAFQWNHDAVMREGGAALARRLDARLLDIELG; from the coding sequence TTGCGGACGGTCGAATACCGCTTTTCCACCATTTGGCGCATCGAAGCGCCAGTGCAGGAGGTTTGGGCGGCAATCCATGATTCGGCGCGCTGGCCCGAGTGGTGGAGTAACGTCGAGCGCGTGGACCAGCTAGAGGCGGGGTCCGATCAGGGCGTGGGCGCTGTACAACGCTATACGTGGAAAGGCTGGTTGCCCTACCGCCTCGTGTTCGATATGCGGGTGACGCGCGTCGACCCGTTGGTCGCGCTGGAGGGGCAAGCCAGTGGTGACGTCGAAGGCACCGGCCAGTGGCGCTTTTCGACCGACGGACGCAAGCTTACCGTGGTCCGCTATGACTGGTATGTGCATACGAACCGCGCGTGGATGAATGCATTGGCACCGTTGTTGCGGCCGGCTTTCCAATGGAACCACGATGCCGTGATGCGCGAAGGCGGCGCGGCACTAGCGCGGCGGCTGGACGCGCGGCTGCTTGACATCGAGCTCGGATGA
- a CDS encoding fructose-bisphosphate aldolase produces the protein MADEKMLAQIREKQGFFAALDQSGGSTPGALKLYGIPESAYSGDAEMFKLIHEMRVRIITAPAFTGDKVIGAILFEATMDGQAQGKPVPTFLWEERGVVPFLKVDKGLEAEADGVQLMKPIPGLDALLDRATKLGICGTKMRSVINLNSENGIAAIVKQQFALAAQIDAHGLMPILEPEISIKSPDKPGAEATLLAELTKGLDALPDSRRVMLKLTLPDVADFYRPLIEHPRVARVVALSGGYTRADACERLAANHGMIASFSRALINELKESMSDSEFDATLAKSIDEIYQASVVKV, from the coding sequence GTGGCAGATGAGAAGATGCTTGCGCAAATTCGTGAAAAACAGGGATTTTTCGCGGCCCTGGACCAGAGCGGCGGATCGACCCCCGGCGCCTTGAAGCTTTACGGCATTCCGGAGAGTGCCTACAGCGGTGACGCCGAGATGTTCAAACTGATCCACGAGATGCGGGTGCGCATCATCACCGCGCCGGCCTTTACAGGGGACAAGGTCATCGGTGCCATTCTGTTCGAAGCAACCATGGACGGACAGGCTCAGGGGAAACCCGTTCCGACGTTCCTATGGGAGGAGCGCGGCGTCGTCCCCTTCCTGAAGGTCGATAAGGGCCTGGAAGCCGAAGCCGACGGCGTGCAACTGATGAAGCCGATACCCGGGTTGGACGCGCTGCTCGACCGGGCCACGAAGCTCGGTATCTGCGGCACCAAGATGCGCTCGGTCATCAACCTGAATTCGGAAAACGGTATCGCTGCGATTGTGAAGCAACAGTTCGCACTGGCAGCGCAGATCGACGCGCACGGCCTGATGCCGATACTGGAACCCGAGATTTCGATCAAGAGTCCGGACAAGCCCGGGGCGGAGGCCACCCTCCTCGCGGAACTGACCAAAGGTCTCGACGCGTTGCCGGATAGCCGTCGCGTGATGCTCAAGCTGACCCTACCCGACGTAGCGGACTTCTATCGTCCACTGATCGAGCACCCGCGCGTCGCGCGGGTCGTCGCGCTTTCAGGCGGCTACACGCGAGCCGACGCCTGTGAACGGCTCGCTGCCAATCACGGCATGATTGCGAGCTTCTCAAGGGCATTGATCAACGAGCTCAAGGAATCGATGAGCGACAGTGAGTTCGACGCAACGCTGGCGAAGAGCATCGACGAGATCTATCAGGCCTCTGTCGTCAAGGTTTGA
- a CDS encoding outer membrane porin, OprD family has translation MKDSRTKNRSKKNNAATFFYCAFTLPALTVGASAYADDLVLEPTSDTTKTQTLAQTLPSPTQRSQASSASQASQANSASKRRADQGGQVRNDQPDTTNAIVNAEADQTVTPPTPQSSQAASKGFVADSHLNLQFRNYSDYFQAPPSIYRHAWIQGAQANYESGFTQGLIGFGVDASLFAALKLDGGNGAGNMVHVGKDGGGSQQLAWAYPGMYDIKGRISETVVKYGLQTVTNPFLEPHDNRALPPTFLGVSMVSNDLVHTTLEAGSFTKVDARGHTNLTNLTTSYGGTRIDRLTYVGGTWHYAKNGEMALYVDQADDVWRQYYGSVAQSFGDPTTIKWSGLANVYSTHDTGASRQGHINSNAYSLSVSAQHGPHALLLGYQQVLGDQFFDYVNETNGIYLTNSMDVDYNAPHEQSLQLRYTFDGKYAGVPGLKAMLWGEYGWGADASAGAADNASASAPLHNLYWKNGEPVHGHHHEFGFIPSYTLQSGRFKDTKVTFIAMWHNASRYYSDGNNMEYRLVVNVPMKVF, from the coding sequence ATGAAAGATAGCCGAACAAAAAACCGGTCAAAAAAGAATAATGCCGCCACCTTCTTTTACTGCGCATTCACCCTGCCCGCGCTGACAGTCGGCGCGAGTGCCTACGCCGATGACCTCGTGTTGGAGCCCACCTCCGATACAACGAAAACGCAAACACTCGCGCAAACGTTGCCCTCTCCGACGCAACGCTCGCAAGCTTCGTCTGCCTCGCAAGCTTCACAAGCCAACTCCGCCAGCAAGCGCCGTGCGGACCAGGGCGGCCAGGTGCGCAACGATCAGCCCGACACCACCAATGCCATCGTCAACGCGGAAGCCGACCAGACGGTCACGCCGCCCACCCCGCAGTCGAGCCAGGCGGCAAGCAAGGGCTTTGTCGCCGATAGCCATCTCAACCTGCAGTTCCGCAACTATTCCGACTACTTCCAGGCGCCCCCCTCGATCTATCGTCACGCGTGGATTCAGGGCGCGCAAGCCAACTACGAATCAGGCTTCACGCAAGGCCTGATCGGCTTCGGCGTGGATGCGTCACTGTTTGCCGCACTCAAGCTCGACGGCGGCAACGGTGCCGGCAACATGGTGCACGTGGGCAAGGACGGCGGCGGTTCGCAACAACTCGCCTGGGCTTACCCGGGTATGTATGACATCAAAGGCCGTATTTCGGAAACGGTCGTGAAGTACGGTCTGCAAACCGTCACCAACCCGTTCCTCGAACCGCACGACAACCGCGCACTGCCGCCGACCTTCCTCGGCGTCTCGATGGTCAGCAACGATCTGGTGCATACGACGCTGGAGGCCGGCAGTTTCACCAAAGTCGACGCACGCGGCCACACAAACCTGACCAACCTGACCACCTCGTATGGCGGCACCCGCATCGACCGCCTGACCTACGTCGGCGGCACGTGGCACTACGCGAAGAACGGCGAAATGGCGCTGTATGTCGACCAGGCGGACGACGTCTGGCGTCAGTACTACGGCTCGGTAGCGCAGTCGTTCGGCGATCCGACCACCATCAAGTGGAGTGGCCTCGCGAATGTCTATTCGACGCACGATACCGGCGCATCACGCCAGGGGCACATCAACAGCAACGCGTACAGCCTGTCGGTCTCCGCGCAGCACGGCCCGCATGCGCTGCTGCTCGGTTACCAGCAGGTGCTCGGCGATCAGTTCTTCGACTACGTCAACGAGACCAACGGTATCTACCTGACCAACTCGATGGACGTCGACTACAACGCGCCGCATGAGCAGTCGCTGCAGTTGCGCTACACGTTCGACGGCAAATACGCCGGCGTGCCGGGGCTCAAGGCGATGTTGTGGGGCGAGTACGGCTGGGGCGCGGACGCGTCGGCAGGTGCAGCGGACAATGCTTCGGCCTCGGCGCCGCTGCACAACCTGTACTGGAAAAATGGTGAACCGGTGCATGGCCACCATCACGAGTTCGGCTTCATTCCGAGCTACACGCTGCAAAGCGGCCGCTTCAAGGACACCAAGGTCACGTTCATCGCGATGTGGCACAACGCCTCGCGCTATTACTCCGACGGCAACAACATGGAGTACCGGCTGGTGGTGAACGTGCCGATGAAGGTGTTCTAA
- a CDS encoding oligopeptide transport system ATP-binding protein: MNATSIASQGQGQSPATLLSVDNLKVQFGVPRGGFPWSGKATLRAVDGVSFSVRRGETVGLVGESGCGKSTLARAIIGLAPVASGSVRWLDNETVLTSARRDTSRLRRDVQMIFQDPLASLDPRMTIEQIVAEPLLTHGQDVARSDVQRRVLTMLERVGLNAQHLRRYPHEFSGGQCQRVGIARALIGEPQLVICDEPVSALDVSIQAQIVNLLRDLQRELSLSLLFVAHDLAVVKAISHRVLVMYLGRVMEFGDKRDVYGTPRHPYTRALLSAVPVPDPVVERARRHLLLRGEIASPLSPPSGCAFRTRCPDAIEACASEIPQPVTHGASATRVACIRVSDAPKEVRLGVAS; this comes from the coding sequence ATGAACGCCACTTCCATTGCAAGCCAGGGTCAAGGCCAAAGTCCGGCAACGCTATTGTCGGTCGACAATCTCAAGGTTCAATTCGGCGTGCCGCGCGGCGGCTTTCCGTGGTCCGGCAAAGCGACGCTGCGCGCGGTGGACGGCGTGTCGTTCAGCGTACGGCGCGGCGAGACCGTTGGGCTTGTCGGCGAATCGGGTTGCGGCAAATCCACGTTGGCGCGCGCAATCATCGGCTTGGCGCCGGTGGCGAGCGGCAGCGTGCGCTGGCTCGACAACGAAACCGTGCTCACAAGCGCACGCCGCGATACCTCGCGCTTGCGCCGCGACGTGCAGATGATTTTCCAGGACCCGCTCGCCTCGCTCGATCCGCGCATGACGATCGAACAGATCGTCGCCGAACCCTTGCTCACGCATGGCCAGGATGTTGCCCGCTCCGACGTGCAGCGGCGCGTTCTGACGATGCTCGAACGCGTCGGGCTCAATGCGCAGCATCTGCGCCGCTATCCGCATGAGTTTTCCGGCGGGCAGTGTCAGCGCGTCGGCATTGCACGTGCGTTGATCGGCGAACCGCAACTGGTGATCTGCGATGAACCGGTGTCGGCGCTCGACGTCTCGATCCAGGCGCAAATCGTCAACCTGTTGCGCGATCTGCAGCGCGAGTTGTCGCTATCTCTACTGTTCGTCGCGCACGACCTCGCGGTCGTCAAGGCGATCAGCCACCGCGTGCTGGTGATGTATCTGGGACGGGTGATGGAGTTCGGCGACAAGCGCGACGTATATGGCACGCCGCGTCATCCGTACACGCGCGCGTTGCTGTCGGCGGTACCGGTGCCCGACCCGGTGGTTGAACGTGCGCGCCGTCATCTGCTGTTGCGCGGCGAAATTGCGTCGCCGCTCAGCCCGCCCTCCGGTTGTGCATTTCGTACGCGCTGCCCGGATGCAATCGAAGCCTGCGCTAGCGAGATTCCGCAGCCCGTCACGCATGGCGCAAGCGCCACACGCGTGGCGTGCATTCGCGTGAGCGATGCCCCGAAGGAAGTCCGCTTGGGGGTCGCCTCGTAG